The proteins below come from a single Epinephelus moara isolate mb chromosome 19, YSFRI_EMoa_1.0, whole genome shotgun sequence genomic window:
- the ppp1r1c gene encoding protein phosphatase 1 regulatory subunit 1C isoform X1, with amino-acid sequence MEPSSPKKIQFAVPPLQGQLDPQAAEHIRRRRPTPATLQIYRQPGTDGGDQHTASGEAQASDSSQRKQSTYAPPTMKELQLGVEQHLLGAGLCDTDDQLSPITAQLYATASLWANHNGPEEANGNEASLLLANQERGVAESNSSGDLSCDHKKDASSPDSVSR; translated from the exons ATGGAGCCCAGCAGTCCGAAGAAGATCCAGTTTGCCGTACCCCCGCTGCAGGGACAGCTGGACCCGCAGGCCGCCgaacat ATCCGCCGCAGAAGACCAACTCCTGCCACTCTGCAGATCTACAGACAACCTGGCACAG ATGGTGGAGATCAACACACCGCCAGCGGAGAGGCACAG GCTTCAGATTCCTCTCAGAGGAAGCAGAGCACCTACGCCCCGCCCACCATGAAAG AGCTTCAGCTGGGGGTGGAGCAGCACCTTCTGGGGGCGGGGCTCTGTGACACAGACGACCAGCTGAGCccaatcacagcacagctcTATGCCACCGCCTCCCTGTGGGCCAATCACAATGGGCCAGAGGAAGCCAATGGGAATGAGGCGAGTCTGCTGTTAGCCAATCAGGAGAGAGGAGTGGCAGAGAGCAACAGCTCAGGGG ATTTGTCATGTGACCACAAAAAGGACGCATCCAGTCCCGACTCCGTCTCCCGATAG
- the LOC126406962 gene encoding uncharacterized protein LOC126406962 codes for MSCCTDGAMSTAAETEQVESGGSAEDQKEDSPKQPKSRPGPEFLSLTRCAACYNEKASSMLRWGDEGESSTSAEDSGPEVDWESSSSSSSSSSEGCSEPALSETLGNPSPVSGDAAEAERGGKDGDGEVTESQEDKNKKMTQRARLVKSSSLPQSPVPHLTPLSLLPRPHTVVSTLQLQVLSQKHDDDGNDDTFLIVKQQLSGREEEEEKTGESKGGRQEGINSVRPPQPFQWQQTGLPWQQWSQPTLQQHQLSYQQQPQHFPPLSAQCQRLPPPSHTLPVPHLPMLHPPRQALNAPHRNLHAPTPQPCWCCHSMHLPHVYHSQ; via the exons ATGAGCTGTTGCACAGACGGAGCGATGAGCACAGCAGCAGAGACGGAGCAGGTGGAGTCTGGAGGCTCGGCAGAGGACCAGAAGGAAGACAGTCCAAAACAACCAAAG TCCAGACCAGGCCCTGAATTCCTCAGTCTGACTCGCTGCGCCGCCTGCTACAATGAAAAGGCGAGCTCCATGCTTCGTTGGGGGGACGAAGGTGAGTCCAGCACCTCAGCTGAAGACTCCGGCCCAGAGGTGGACTGGGAGtccagctccagcagcagcagcagcagcagtgaaggCTGCTCTGAGCCGGCTTTATCAGAAACACTTGGGAATCCGTCACCAGTTTCTGGAGACGCTGCTGAAGCTGAACGTGGAGGAAAAGATGGTGACGGAGAGGTGACAGAGAGCCAGGaggataaaaacaagaaaatgactcAAAGAGCTCGACTCGTCAAGTCTTCCTCCCTGCCCCAATCCCCTGTTCCTCACCTcacccctctgtccctcctgcCACGCCCTCATACAGTCGTCTCCACCCTCCAGCTGCAGGTGCTGTCCCAGAAACACGATGACGACGGCAACGACGACACCTTCCTCATCGTCAAACAGCAGCTGTctgggagagaggaggaggaggagaaaacagGGGAGAGTAAGGGAGGAAGGCAGGAAGGAATCAACAGCGTGAGGCCTCCACAACCGTTTCAGTGGCAGCAGACGGGGTTGCCGTGGCAACAGTGGTCACAACCAACACTGCAGCAACACCAGCTGTCATACCAGCAACAACCCCAACACTTTCCTCCCCTCTCAGCTCAGTGTCAAAGGTTACCaccaccctcacacacacttcctgtcccTCACCTCCCGATGCTCCACCCACCACGACAGGCCCTGAATGCACCCCACAGGAATCTGCATGCACCCACTCCACAGCCCTGCTGGTGCTGCCACAGCATGCACCTTCCTCACGTGTACCACAGTCAATAA